In the genome of Nonlabens sp. MB-3u-79, one region contains:
- the crcB gene encoding fluoride efflux transporter CrcB — translation MKAFLFVFLGGGLGSSLRFYFSIIENSNSLKWIPTISANILGCLLLGGFLAAFHKEHLTHHWYVLLGVGFCGGLTTFSTFSAELFFLIKNGSFSSAILYLVLSLVLGILAAGLSYWSIEKLLA, via the coding sequence ATGAAAGCATTCTTATTTGTTTTTCTTGGCGGCGGATTGGGCAGTAGTCTTAGATTTTATTTTTCTATCATAGAAAATAGTAATAGTCTGAAGTGGATTCCCACGATTAGTGCAAACATCTTGGGTTGTTTATTGTTAGGAGGTTTTCTCGCAGCTTTTCACAAAGAACACCTAACCCATCACTGGTATGTATTACTAGGAGTAGGCTTTTGCGGTGGTCTCACTACCTTTTCTACATTCAGTGCAGAGCTTTTTTTCTTGATAAAAAACGGATCTTTTTCTTCTGCGATTTTATACCTCGTTTTAAGTCTTGTTTTAGGGATTTTAGCTGCAGGATTGAGCTACTGGTCTATTGAAAAACTTTTGGCCTAG